The following proteins are co-located in the Candidatus Planktophila lacus genome:
- the dnaN gene encoding DNA polymerase III subunit beta produces the protein MKFTVDQGALTDGVNWVSRSLSTRPIKTELLGIVIDATGDEVILSGSDLETSSKSFFKADIAQPGKVLVPGKLLAEISRSLPNKPITITLDGSRVLVTSGSAKFTLPTLSISEYPNLPELPETTGVVASDVFATAVAQVAIAAGRDDSLPTLTGVHIEINEETVTLAATDRYRLAVREFNWQPTSPGVSTTSLLRGRTIADAAKSLTGSKNVSLSFAPATSNDRLAGFSGEGKSMTSRMLDGTFPPYRHLLPQEITTTAIVEVAPFLDSVRRVALVTDKTVPLRLEFANNSVSLEAGAGEEAQATEAIEILLNGEAISIAFNPVFLADGLQAVGTSFVQISFTGSNKPAILMGKSERDGKVIENYRYLLMPMRYAS, from the coding sequence GTGAAATTCACTGTAGATCAAGGCGCGCTCACAGATGGCGTCAACTGGGTATCCCGGAGCCTTTCAACCCGCCCAATTAAAACCGAGCTTCTTGGAATCGTTATCGACGCCACTGGCGATGAGGTAATTCTCTCCGGTTCCGATTTAGAAACATCAAGTAAATCTTTCTTTAAAGCAGATATCGCACAACCCGGAAAAGTATTGGTTCCCGGAAAGTTACTCGCGGAAATCTCTCGCTCCCTTCCAAATAAACCAATCACAATCACCTTAGATGGTTCTCGTGTTCTTGTTACTTCAGGTTCAGCAAAGTTCACGCTGCCAACCCTTTCAATCTCTGAATACCCAAACTTGCCTGAACTTCCAGAAACAACCGGAGTTGTTGCAAGTGATGTTTTCGCAACCGCAGTTGCACAAGTTGCAATTGCAGCAGGGCGTGATGATTCACTACCAACACTCACCGGTGTTCATATCGAAATCAACGAAGAGACTGTCACGCTAGCTGCAACAGATCGCTACCGTTTAGCAGTCCGCGAATTTAACTGGCAACCAACTTCACCCGGAGTCTCAACAACATCACTGTTGCGCGGTCGCACAATTGCAGACGCCGCTAAATCTTTAACTGGTTCAAAGAACGTTTCACTATCTTTCGCACCGGCAACTAGCAACGATCGCCTAGCTGGTTTCTCAGGCGAAGGTAAGTCGATGACATCGCGCATGTTAGATGGAACATTTCCCCCATACCGCCACCTATTACCACAAGAGATAACAACCACTGCAATCGTTGAAGTTGCACCTTTCTTAGATTCAGTTCGCCGCGTTGCACTCGTTACCGATAAAACAGTTCCACTTCGCCTCGAGTTTGCAAACAACTCTGTCTCCCTCGAAGCTGGCGCCGGTGAAGAAGCGCAAGCAACCGAAGCAATTGAAATTCTATTAAATGGCGAAGCGATCTCAATCGCCTTCAACCCAGTCTTTTTAGCGGATGGCCTGCAAGCCGTCGGAACTTCATTTGTACAAATTTCATTCACTGGTTCAAATAAACCAGCGATCCTCATGGGCAAATCAGAGCGCGATGGCAAGGTAATCGAAAACTATCGCTACCTCTTGATGCCGATGCGCTACGCCTCTTAA
- the gyrA gene encoding DNA gyrase subunit A, giving the protein MADDKKPKDVTPVDRTGMVNPGDDFDRIETVDLQVEMARSYLDYAMSVIVGRALPDVRDGLKPVHRRVLYAMYDAGYRPDKGYYKSSRIVGDVMGNYHPHGDTAIYDTVVRLAQHWSLRYPLVDGNGNFGSPGNDPAAAMRYTEARLSPIAMEMMRDIDEDTVNFSPNYDGRSQEPDVLPSRFPNLLVNGSAGIAVGMATNIPPHNLREITEGVIYALKNPDIKPEELLTELLKIVKGPDFPTKALIVGRTGIEEAYRTGRGSITMRAVVQVEEINKRTCLVVSELPYQVNPDNLALKIAELVKDGKIKGIADVRDEGNERLGQRLVIVLQSSAIPKVILNNLYKQTQLQDTFGANMLALVDGVPRTLRLDEFIKFYIEHQVEVIIRRTKYRLAEKEKRAHILQGYLKALDALDAVIALIRASTTPEEARTGLMKLLDVDEVQANAILDMQLRRIAALERQKINDEYNGLMTDIVELNEILASEAKQRQIIISELTELTAKYGDERRTQIVASEGDFSAEDLIPDQDAVVTITRGGYAKRTNADLYKSQRRGGRGVKGAALKQDDVVDHFFVASTHDWLLFFTNQGRVYRAKVHELPDAGRDARGQHVANLMAFKPDELIAQVLSFKDYTASPYLVLATKTGLVKKTPLTEYDSPRTGGLIAISLKPGDEVVSAALVNKGDELLLVSKKAMSLRFAADDESLRPMGRSTSGVIGMKFRADDELLTMARIDSQTATAFVFTATDGGYGKKTPLDEYRLQGRGGIGIKAAKIDENSRGSLVSALVLADTDEILAITSAGTVMRTPAAEVRQTGRDSMGVRLVNLDEGVALVSVTQNQEDEISGK; this is encoded by the coding sequence ATGGCTGACGATAAAAAACCTAAAGATGTAACTCCAGTCGATCGCACTGGCATGGTTAACCCTGGTGATGATTTCGATCGTATTGAAACCGTTGATCTACAAGTCGAAATGGCGCGTTCGTACCTCGACTATGCAATGTCAGTCATTGTTGGCCGTGCTTTGCCAGATGTGCGAGATGGATTAAAGCCTGTTCACCGCCGCGTTTTATATGCGATGTACGACGCTGGTTATCGACCAGATAAGGGTTACTACAAATCTTCACGTATCGTCGGTGATGTCATGGGTAATTACCACCCACACGGTGACACCGCGATCTATGACACCGTTGTTCGCTTAGCCCAGCACTGGTCACTTCGTTATCCATTAGTAGATGGCAACGGAAACTTTGGTTCTCCCGGCAACGATCCAGCTGCAGCAATGCGTTATACCGAAGCCCGCCTGTCTCCTATCGCGATGGAGATGATGCGCGATATCGATGAAGACACCGTTAACTTCTCACCAAACTACGACGGCCGTTCACAAGAACCAGATGTTCTACCAAGTCGTTTTCCAAACCTGCTTGTAAACGGTTCTGCCGGTATCGCAGTTGGTATGGCGACAAATATTCCGCCCCACAACTTACGTGAAATCACCGAAGGCGTTATCTACGCTCTTAAAAATCCCGATATCAAACCTGAAGAGTTATTAACCGAACTTCTAAAAATTGTTAAAGGCCCAGATTTCCCAACCAAGGCTTTAATTGTTGGACGCACTGGCATCGAAGAGGCTTACCGCACAGGCCGTGGTTCAATCACGATGCGCGCAGTTGTGCAGGTTGAAGAAATCAATAAGCGCACCTGTCTTGTAGTTTCCGAACTTCCTTACCAAGTTAACCCAGATAACTTAGCCCTTAAGATCGCCGAACTTGTTAAAGATGGCAAGATCAAAGGCATCGCCGATGTGCGCGATGAAGGCAACGAGCGTCTTGGCCAACGTCTAGTAATTGTTCTTCAATCTTCTGCAATTCCTAAAGTTATTTTAAATAACCTTTATAAACAGACTCAATTACAAGATACCTTCGGCGCAAATATGTTGGCACTTGTCGACGGCGTGCCACGCACCCTGCGTTTAGATGAATTCATCAAGTTCTACATCGAACACCAAGTAGAAGTAATCATCCGACGTACTAAATATCGTTTGGCCGAAAAAGAAAAACGCGCCCACATCTTGCAGGGCTACCTCAAAGCACTCGATGCTCTTGATGCGGTTATCGCTTTAATCCGTGCATCTACCACCCCTGAAGAAGCGCGCACCGGTTTGATGAAATTACTTGATGTCGATGAAGTGCAAGCAAATGCAATTCTCGATATGCAACTTCGCCGCATCGCAGCGTTGGAACGCCAGAAGATCAACGACGAATACAACGGGCTTATGACCGATATTGTCGAGTTAAACGAGATCTTGGCCAGCGAAGCAAAGCAGCGCCAGATAATCATTTCAGAGCTCACTGAACTCACTGCAAAATATGGCGATGAACGTCGCACCCAAATTGTTGCTAGCGAAGGTGATTTCTCGGCTGAAGATTTAATTCCAGATCAAGATGCGGTCGTCACAATTACTCGTGGTGGCTATGCCAAACGTACCAACGCAGATCTTTATAAATCACAACGTCGCGGTGGCCGCGGCGTAAAAGGTGCAGCGCTAAAACAAGACGACGTTGTCGACCACTTCTTTGTTGCCAGCACACACGACTGGTTATTGTTCTTTACCAACCAAGGTCGCGTCTACCGCGCCAAAGTGCACGAACTCCCAGATGCAGGTCGCGATGCGCGCGGACAACATGTTGCTAACTTGATGGCCTTTAAGCCAGATGAGTTAATTGCACAAGTCTTGTCATTTAAGGATTACACCGCATCCCCTTATCTAGTCCTTGCAACTAAAACTGGTTTGGTTAAAAAGACTCCACTTACCGAATACGACTCACCTCGTACCGGCGGACTCATTGCAATCTCACTAAAACCTGGTGATGAAGTTGTATCTGCAGCGCTTGTCAATAAAGGCGATGAATTGTTATTAGTTTCTAAGAAAGCGATGTCACTTCGCTTTGCCGCAGATGACGAATCCCTTCGCCCAATGGGTCGCTCAACAAGTGGTGTTATCGGAATGAAGTTCCGTGCCGATGATGAACTTCTAACAATGGCGCGCATCGATTCACAAACAGCAACAGCATTTGTATTTACTGCAACCGACGGTGGTTACGGAAAGAAAACCCCACTCGATGAATATCGTTTACAAGGTCGCGGCGGTATCGGCATTAAAGCTGCCAAGATCGACGAAAATTCACGTGGCTCACTCGTTAGCGCACTAGTTCTTGCTGATACCGATGAAATCTTGGCGATCACATCTGCAGGAACCGTTATGCGCACACCAGCTGCTGAAGTCCGCCAAACCGGCCGCGACTCAATGGGTGTTCGCTTGGTAAACCTCGATGAAGGCGTTGCACTGGTCTCTGTTACACAGAACCAGGAAGATGAGATTTCGGGCAAATAA
- a CDS encoding rhomboid family intramembrane serine protease: MYQMKRSATLSLITVISGAYLLNLVYPEFYDYTALFRPFVDSGEYWRLFTVALVHGGLTHLFFNMFSLLVLGNPIEAALGKARFLVIFLISLLTGSLASIYLTTELYVSVGASGAIFGLFGAFIALRKRINDGVRDIYVIVGLNFVFGFILGGVDWRAHLGGLVGGYLTTAVLLRITRV, from the coding sequence ATGTACCAAATGAAGCGTTCTGCAACGCTCTCATTAATTACAGTAATTTCAGGTGCGTACTTATTAAATCTGGTCTATCCAGAGTTTTACGATTACACAGCGCTCTTCAGGCCATTTGTAGATTCAGGTGAATACTGGCGACTCTTTACTGTCGCTCTCGTTCACGGCGGACTCACACATCTATTTTTTAATATGTTCTCACTTCTAGTTTTAGGAAATCCCATCGAAGCTGCTCTCGGCAAAGCGCGCTTTCTTGTAATTTTCCTTATCTCACTCTTAACCGGTTCCCTCGCTTCGATCTATCTGACAACCGAGCTTTACGTTTCTGTCGGCGCATCAGGTGCAATCTTTGGTTTATTCGGCGCCTTCATCGCACTTCGCAAGCGGATCAACGACGGCGTACGCGATATCTATGTAATCGTCGGACTTAACTTCGTATTCGGCTTCATCCTGGGCGGCGTCGACTGGCGCGCCCACCTTGGAGGCCTTGTTGGGGGCTACCTAACCACCGCGGTATTGCTTCGAATTACACGCGTGTAA
- a CDS encoding peptidylprolyl isomerase, which produces MSSTATLHTTLGDIVIELYPNHAPKTVANFVELATGAKEWTDPRDGKKTTAKLYDGTIFHRVISGFMIQGGDPLGKGFGGPGYQFADEFHGELQFDAPYILAMANSGPGTNGSQFFITVAPTTWLNRKHTIFGAVKDAASQAVVDKIGSTPTGAQDVPVTPVVINSVTIA; this is translated from the coding sequence ATGTCATCAACAGCAACTCTTCACACAACACTCGGCGACATCGTTATCGAGCTCTACCCAAACCATGCACCAAAGACAGTTGCAAACTTTGTTGAACTAGCAACTGGTGCAAAAGAGTGGACCGATCCACGCGATGGCAAGAAGACAACTGCAAAGTTATACGACGGAACAATTTTCCACCGCGTCATTTCAGGTTTCATGATTCAAGGTGGAGATCCACTAGGAAAAGGTTTCGGCGGACCTGGTTACCAATTCGCTGACGAATTCCACGGCGAACTTCAATTCGATGCGCCATACATTCTTGCAATGGCTAACTCAGGCCCAGGAACAAATGGTTCACAGTTCTTTATCACTGTTGCACCAACAACTTGGTTGAACCGCAAGCACACCATCTTCGGAGCAGTTAAAGACGCTGCTTCTCAGGCTGTTGTAGACAAGATCGGTTCAACACCAACAGGTGCACAAGATGTTCCTGTTACACCAGTTGTAATCAATAGCGTCACAATCGCTTAA
- a CDS encoding DUF721 domain-containing protein translates to MSKRDLALDLFRSYKTGFIKKTKVVEERTSKPGDPTLINEVIEDLITQRDWHLGIAEGTLFSNWKSIVGDEIASHTTPLSLLEGALLVQCSSTAWATQLTAVGLDLLHSVQKSAPDAGVESLNFIGPQAPSWKRGLRTIKNERGPRDTYG, encoded by the coding sequence ATGTCTAAACGCGACCTTGCCCTGGATTTATTTCGTAGCTACAAAACCGGATTTATAAAGAAAACAAAAGTTGTTGAAGAGCGCACCTCAAAACCCGGCGACCCAACTCTTATCAATGAAGTAATTGAAGATTTAATAACGCAGCGCGATTGGCATTTAGGTATCGCCGAAGGAACGCTCTTCTCAAATTGGAAATCAATTGTTGGCGACGAGATCGCATCTCACACAACACCGCTCTCACTTCTTGAAGGCGCACTACTTGTGCAATGTTCATCAACTGCATGGGCAACACAATTAACTGCTGTTGGTTTAGATCTTCTGCACTCGGTTCAAAAAAGCGCTCCTGATGCCGGCGTGGAATCTTTAAATTTCATCGGGCCACAAGCGCCTTCCTGGAAGCGCGGACTTCGGACCATCAAAAACGAACGCGGCCCGCGCGACACCTACGGCTAG
- the gyrB gene encoding DNA topoisomerase (ATP-hydrolyzing) subunit B: MSEKSGGYDASSITVLEGLDAVRKRPGMYIGSTGERGLHHLVYEVVDNSVDEALAGYCDEINVTLMPDGSLQCIDNGRGIPVDIHPVEKKPALEVVLTVLHAGGKFGDGGYSVSGGLHGVGISVVNALSTDLSVDVQRDGFFWSQSYKLGVPTAPVKKGEASTKTGTTVQFWPSTEIFETTDFSFEILSTRFREMAFLNKGLRLTLTDMRPGHVDDKGEPLYVNYKYDGGIADFVKHLNSTRGETHKSIIFFNAEDKKAKLSLEIAMQWNAGFSESVYTFANTIHTHEGGTHEEGFRTALTSVVNKFGEEAGFIRKKEDRLTGDDVREGLTAIVSIKLGEPQFEGQTKTKLGNTEAKSFTQKAVNEFLTQWFEQNPQEGKDIVRKSIDAAAARVAARKARDLSRNRKGLLEGRGMPGKLADCQWTDPSKCELYIVEGDSAGGSTKGGRDSRNQAVLPIRGKILNVEKARIDRVLQNNEVQALITALGTGVHEDFDIEKLRYHKIILMADADVDGQHIRTLLLTLLFRFMRPLIEKGFVYLAQPPLYKIKWGGKDPIEYAFSDRERDGMIKIGLDAGKRLPKDDGIQRFKGLGEMPAKELWDTTMDPEHRVLIQVTLEDASAADDLFSVLMGEDVEQRRAFIQRNAKDVRFLDI; the protein is encoded by the coding sequence GTGTCCGAGAAGTCCGGCGGTTACGACGCCAGCTCGATCACCGTCCTTGAGGGCCTCGATGCTGTCCGCAAACGCCCCGGCATGTATATCGGCTCAACTGGCGAACGCGGCCTCCACCACCTGGTCTACGAAGTCGTAGATAACTCGGTAGATGAAGCTCTCGCAGGTTATTGCGATGAAATCAATGTGACTTTGATGCCTGATGGCTCACTGCAATGTATCGACAACGGTCGCGGTATCCCAGTTGATATCCACCCAGTTGAAAAGAAGCCAGCGCTCGAAGTTGTTCTTACAGTTTTACACGCCGGCGGAAAATTCGGCGATGGTGGTTACTCAGTCTCTGGCGGTCTACACGGTGTAGGTATTTCTGTAGTTAACGCGCTTTCTACCGATCTTTCAGTTGATGTACAACGCGATGGTTTCTTCTGGTCGCAAAGTTACAAACTTGGTGTTCCAACCGCGCCAGTTAAAAAAGGCGAAGCATCAACCAAAACCGGTACAACAGTTCAATTCTGGCCATCTACCGAAATCTTTGAAACTACAGATTTCTCATTTGAAATTTTATCTACCCGTTTCCGTGAAATGGCTTTCCTAAATAAAGGCTTACGTTTAACCCTCACCGATATGCGTCCTGGCCACGTTGACGATAAAGGCGAGCCTTTATATGTAAATTACAAATACGACGGCGGTATTGCAGATTTCGTAAAACACCTCAATTCAACTCGTGGCGAAACCCATAAATCAATCATCTTCTTTAACGCCGAAGATAAGAAAGCAAAACTCTCACTTGAGATCGCTATGCAATGGAACGCCGGATTCTCTGAATCTGTCTACACCTTCGCAAACACTATTCACACCCACGAAGGTGGAACTCACGAAGAAGGTTTCCGTACCGCACTTACATCAGTTGTAAACAAGTTTGGCGAAGAAGCCGGATTCATTCGCAAGAAAGAAGATCGCCTAACTGGCGATGATGTTCGCGAAGGTTTAACTGCAATTGTTTCTATCAAACTTGGCGAGCCACAATTTGAAGGCCAGACAAAAACCAAACTCGGCAACACTGAAGCAAAGTCATTTACCCAAAAGGCTGTAAACGAATTTTTAACCCAATGGTTTGAACAAAACCCACAAGAAGGTAAAGACATTGTTCGCAAGAGCATCGATGCCGCTGCAGCTCGTGTTGCAGCGCGCAAAGCGCGCGATCTATCCCGTAACCGCAAAGGTTTACTCGAAGGCCGTGGCATGCCCGGCAAGCTCGCAGATTGCCAATGGACCGATCCATCAAAGTGTGAGCTCTACATCGTCGAAGGTGACTCAGCGGGTGGTTCCACAAAAGGTGGACGCGATTCGCGTAACCAAGCAGTTCTGCCAATTCGCGGCAAAATTCTTAACGTTGAGAAAGCACGCATCGACCGCGTACTACAAAACAACGAAGTGCAAGCTTTAATTACTGCACTCGGCACTGGCGTTCACGAAGATTTCGATATTGAAAAACTTCGCTATCACAAGATTATTTTGATGGCCGATGCTGACGTCGATGGACAGCACATCCGTACATTGCTTTTAACTTTGTTATTCCGCTTTATGCGCCCACTTATTGAAAAAGGCTTTGTTTACTTGGCGCAACCACCACTTTATAAAATTAAATGGGGCGGTAAAGATCCGATTGAATACGCATTCTCTGATCGCGAACGTGATGGCATGATCAAGATCGGTCTTGATGCCGGAAAGCGTTTACCAAAAGATGACGGTATCCAACGCTTTAAAGGCCTTGGCGAAATGCCAGCGAAAGAACTTTGGGATACAACAATGGATCCCGAACACCGCGTGCTAATTCAAGTAACTCTTGAAGATGCATCTGCAGCTGATGATCTCTTCTCCGTTCTTATGGGTGAAGATGTAGAACAACGCCGCGCATTTATTCAACGTAACGCTAAAGATGTTAGATTTTTGGATATCTAA
- the recF gene encoding DNA replication/repair protein RecF (All proteins in this family for which functions are known are DNA-binding proteins that assist the filamentation of RecA onto DNA for the initiation of recombination or recombinational repair.), with amino-acid sequence MRVKKLALTNFRSYKSLELELAPGPTTFIGNNGSGKTNIAESLIYLAYLSSHRVSQNLPLLHLGTNQAIIRAEIERDDRTLQVDLEINASKANRARLNQNPTKSQREILGALQVIYFSPEDLDLVRGEPTHRRDFLDKLLIMRSPRLAGVISDYDRVVKQRNTLLKTRAPENALAPWTEQLITLGAQLSAERIALVEELSPYVTANYANLNEVKLASIAYKSATDGLTTNTDENIQTLTARQLEVARQETERGASLIGPHRDDLHLQLGDFPAKGYASHGESWSMAISLRIGSFNLLKSEGAEPILILDDIFAELDTARRAQLTSVTKMAEQTIITAAVESDLPPELLSSKYYVSPGAVSKERATDV; translated from the coding sequence GTGCGCGTTAAAAAATTAGCGCTGACTAATTTCCGCTCATATAAATCTCTCGAGCTTGAGCTAGCTCCTGGGCCAACCACCTTTATCGGCAATAACGGCTCCGGCAAAACAAATATCGCTGAAAGTTTGATCTACCTTGCATACCTTTCTTCACACCGCGTTTCTCAAAACCTTCCACTTCTACACCTCGGCACCAATCAAGCAATCATTCGTGCTGAGATCGAGCGGGATGATCGCACCCTGCAGGTAGACCTAGAGATAAATGCCAGTAAAGCTAACCGCGCGCGGTTAAATCAAAACCCAACTAAATCGCAACGCGAAATTCTGGGCGCCCTGCAGGTTATTTACTTCTCACCTGAAGATTTAGATCTAGTGCGTGGTGAACCAACCCACCGCCGTGATTTTCTAGACAAACTTTTAATTATGCGCAGCCCTCGTCTTGCGGGAGTTATCTCTGATTACGACCGCGTTGTTAAACAACGCAACACCTTGCTAAAAACTCGCGCTCCCGAAAATGCGCTGGCGCCTTGGACAGAACAGTTAATCACTTTAGGTGCTCAATTAAGCGCTGAAAGAATTGCCTTGGTTGAAGAGTTAAGCCCATATGTAACCGCAAACTACGCCAATTTAAATGAAGTAAAACTTGCGTCAATTGCTTATAAATCAGCAACTGATGGCTTAACCACAAATACCGATGAAAACATCCAAACCTTAACCGCGCGCCAACTAGAAGTAGCCCGCCAAGAAACCGAACGCGGGGCTTCACTAATTGGCCCGCACCGTGATGACCTGCACCTACAGCTCGGCGATTTTCCAGCAAAAGGTTATGCCAGCCACGGCGAATCCTGGTCGATGGCTATTTCACTTCGCATTGGATCTTTTAACTTACTGAAATCTGAGGGCGCAGAACCAATTTTAATCCTCGACGATATCTTCGCCGAATTAGATACCGCTCGCCGTGCACAGTTAACTTCAGTTACAAAAATGGCTGAGCAAACAATTATTACCGCCGCAGTTGAAAGTGATCTGCCCCCAGAGTTATTATCAAGTAAGTACTACGTATCTCCAGGTGCAGTAAGTAAAGAAAGGGCGACCGATGTCTAA